In one window of Neisseria subflava DNA:
- a CDS encoding RNA-binding S4 domain-containing protein, which yields MEATVYLEDNEYIALCDLLKLAGLAESGGQAKAFIVEGLVLRNGETETRKTAKIRGGEVIEFDGARLEIADGYDPEE from the coding sequence ATGGAAGCAACCGTCTATCTTGAAGACAACGAATACATCGCTTTATGCGACCTGTTGAAACTGGCCGGCCTTGCCGAAAGCGGGGGACAGGCAAAAGCGTTTATCGTCGAAGGGCTGGTATTGCGCAACGGCGAAACCGAAACCCGTAAGACCGCCAAAATACGCGGCGGCGAAGTGATTGAATTTGACGGCGCACGCTTGGAAATTGCCGATGGATACGACCCTGAAGAATAA
- a CDS encoding PepSY domain-containing protein has protein sequence MAFKEGMFAKVSGQQAAAAAVAEVGGVVKDVDYKYKQHLGGRYKVEILKDGVEYEALVDAQNGKVLAVAQDDDQDKRHFGKHDKHHKHDNAEPSSSQNTDYQAPADAAPGTPENATASEVTQS, from the coding sequence ATGGCTTTCAAAGAAGGTATGTTTGCAAAGGTTTCCGGCCAGCAAGCAGCCGCAGCAGCGGTAGCAGAAGTGGGCGGCGTCGTTAAAGATGTCGATTACAAATACAAACAACATTTGGGCGGCCGTTACAAAGTAGAAATCTTGAAAGACGGCGTTGAATACGAAGCTTTGGTTGATGCTCAAAACGGCAAAGTATTGGCAGTAGCACAAGATGACGATCAAGACAAACGACACTTTGGTAAACATGATAAGCATCATAAACATGACAATGCCGAGCCCTCTTCATCGCAAAATACAGATTATCAGGCTCCTGCAGATGCTGCACCTGGCACACCTGAAAATGCAACCGCTTCCGAGGTAACACAATCTTAA